Part of the Nicotiana tabacum cultivar K326 chromosome 20, ASM71507v2, whole genome shotgun sequence genome, gttgcaaatggcggatcgtTCCATAAAGAGACCGGTGGGAATTGTAGATTATGTGCTTATGAAAGTGGGATAGTTCCATTTGCCCGCTGATTTCGTAATCCTTGATTATGCAGTTGagaaagagatccctatcatcttGGGGATACCATTTCTTGCTACAGGAAGAGCATTGATGGATTTGGAACGGAATGAAATCAAGTTTCGTGTGAATGATGAAGAGGTCACATTCCAAGCTAGAAAGGGTATGAAACTGCCACATGAATATGAAAGCATCTCGGTGATTAATGTTGTTGATGAAGTGGAAGATGCAGTTGAAATGAAGATAGAAGAACAATGTCTCGGTGAGGCGTTGGCGGCTATTTTGGTAAACTTCGATGGTGAAGATATAGAGGGGTATATGGAATCAATAAATGCATTGGAAAGGCTTGGATCCTACACTTATGCTCCAAAGAAACTCTCTCTCGACTTGGAGAATAGAGTCACTCCTCCCTCAAAGCCTTCAATTATTGAGCCGCCGCAACTAGAGCTCAAACCACTTCCACCGTacttgaggtataaatttcttggctcttATGACACTCTACCGGTAATtatttcttctttgttgaatgatgtgcaggtagaacaattGTTGAATGTATTGAAGGAGCATAGgcaagctattgggtggacaattGCGGATATACGAGGGATTCCCGCCGAAATATGCAAACACAAGATCCAATTGGAGAATGAGAGTAAACCAAGTGTGGAGCATCAATGAAGGTTAAATCCTTCCATGCATGAGGTcgtaaagaaagaaatcatcaagtggttggatgtcggggtagTCTATCCCATTGACGATAGTTCTTGGGTgagtccggtgcaatgtgtgTCGAAAAAGGGAGGCATAATCGtgattgaaaatgataaaaatgagctcATCCCAACAAGAACAGTGAGCGAATGTAGGGTTTGTATGGATTATCGGAAGCTAAATAGTGCTACGTGCAAGgaccatttccctatgccttttattgatcaaatgcttgatcagctagcgggaaggtcattctactgtttcttggatggatattcctGCTACAACCAAATAAATATTGCATtgaaagatcaggaaaagacaacattcacttGTCTATATAGGACATTTGCATTTAGTCGGATGTCATTTGGGCTATGCAACGCTCTGACTActttccaaaggtgcatgatgtcAATTTTCTCAGGCATGGTGGAAGATTTCTTAGAGGTATTTATGGACGATTTCTCTATCGTAGATGATTCTTTTGAGCATTGTCTAGACAACCTTAGACAAGTACTTAAGAGTTGTGAAGAAACAAACCttgtgctaaattgggagaaattcCACTTCATGGTGGACGAGGGCATTGTTTTGGGCCACAAAATTTCCAAACAAGGCATAGAGGTTGATCGGGCAAAGATCGAGA contains:
- the LOC142174374 gene encoding uncharacterized protein LOC142174374 encodes the protein MTELVGSYTASISKLEMQMRDISREQNPKQKGTLPSDTFANPMGSGSGPTSHCMDITTQSGKVLQGESEQVVEVEESEQEVRHKLKSQLLLKLKRPPPPFPQRVARKVEDSKLENFYDILKQLSVNISFVEAFQEMTGFAKYLKDLITKKKTTKNEVKEDPGAFTIPCTIGTHDFARALCDNGASINLMPLAIYKQVGLGMPMPTIEKEIPIILGIPFLATGRALMDLERNEIKFRVNDEEVTFQARKGMKLPHEYESISVINVVDEVEDAVEMKIEEQCLGEALAAILVNFDGEDIEGYMESINALERLGSYTYAPKKLSLDLENRVTPPSKPSIIEPPQLELKPLPPYLRYKFLGSYDTLPVIISSLLNDVQVEQLLNVLKEHRQAIGWTIADIRGIPAEICKHKIQLENESKPSVEHQ